ataagcatctttcagatcgatagaggtagcccaatcgccttgttggatggtctcccgaatctgtgcctgtgtgtccatcttgaatttgattttggggaggaatttgttgaggggggacaagtctaaaactggtctccaccctcccgagacctttggaacaACCAgctgtaaaaaccggggcccggctccgagagttgagatatcgcccctatgaggagtaggtgcgatatctctttctctaagacgctctcctgctccgtcgagctgggcacctgaggaggagtggatcttagaggggggcggtcctccgcccaaggcagcatgtaccccgactctagcaccgacacaatccCGTCGtcgagtcccagagcacgccactgatgtgcatgccgggacaagtttcctacttggaggggctgaacgactggcggtgctgaatcggggcccagtcattggcggtgctgccttctggccttgggcatggccagtcgacttggacggacataagatggtttattcctctgccactgattctgcacacactgctttgacttaggcggcgtggtatatggaggggccctggtggccggtctcttcaatggcatagaaccctggagcccatgagaggtgtgggccaaatatgaggccacctccctgtttgtctctgccctgtggctgacaaaatggggcgcatactgaCCAAaaagggagtgctgctgtgctgggatggaccgcagggcagccctctcctccacaggaatgttagagaggcggagaatggcatcacgccgcgctagcacagtactgaagtgaaggctggtagctgtgtctgcagctgccgtgagaccagatgctaccctattgccaaaagcgtttaacctctggtcggtgaagaggccaggcgggacagaggaaggagaccccgtgtcctgattaaccggacgctgttcccacagctcactggccctgtggaggaacgcgtcaaagaaggtataagccatGGAAACcttgaggaggcagcggcgggccaatttgtcccactctgctaacgttttaaaggatagggtagctgaagtggggaaggtggtgcgctgtgagaccaacatcctgtcctgtgcggagggctctgcttcactgtaggcagggtggtcctgtgtgtaccaggaccacacccctcccttggaggaatctttaaggaactttcccggggaaaaggcacccggggcagagagggactccctgcctggaggagggatggaagcagcacccctgacagtgcgggctggcttattaagcaaTTCCTgtaccatttctggcactctgagtcgccttgtggttctggagttagagtcacatggcgtaaggagggtcaagggtaacaaagtagcctgagggactgattcggcatacgtgaccctacaggggagggtcagttcgagctcgtcaaagtccgagtttggttcaggctggtccctagggaggcgcgggctcaatctgtcccccctgggatgtgggcgaagagtgctcatctgcttgttcgtcctcatccgaagacaggggctcccactcttgttcgcagtccatcccctgctgggtgccatcccaagtggatgtagccactggggcgtcctgtgagctgtggtcagcccagcgggatgagctgggacgatcccgagccgggaccatggccgccgctgttatgtccttgacacctgaagtgggtggggagcgtgtggaccgtaggtccaaccatgcttgggatggtgggtgccacaccttttcagagagggcgtccctggatgcaagagggacccacgagtgctgtgaggggacaaacacccactcatctcactgtatgactgagggctgggtaggtgggaaccgcaggctcccacgggccgagtagggcccctcagcagccgtcggtcctgacaaggaggccgttgtgactgtggaggtcacctgtgggttgacagaggcccgatttgtggacagagtggcaatattggtcgaggagctcaacctgaccgacaagaagtcgatcccacttgtcggggctgtgtgtgtcaccctgtgagatgtgctgggttgggtctggtggggagcggacaaggggttggcccttggtactcccggcaacccagcgtgcaccataggtgcgccccagtacgggtagaaagggggtaaccacccgtgggcaccagccatactgtgacccgaaccccaagggtcactggcgccttgacctccatgaagggaaaaacctggccaagtcagagggaggtcaggtccgacttgggtgtcagtcccgccccaagacgagcgggctgactgcctggaaccgcctgacacgcgtgagcctcccccagcaggggagaccggccggatagcgggaagacctgcagagcaggttgccacgcgccccaaatcccctcccgtggggagactggggtggcttggcccggggtgggcaaagtagagatccacccccggaaccaaatttttctccccccctaaaaggaggtgggggaggggggtcgacagagaagggaggaggggaaacaacaatggggcccgtgagggccgtctccgagtggggacctgggtaatggccgggcgcggcctccccttgggagttcgcgcctagcagcgagtccccaccgccagtagaggacttgccactcccccttctccctgcctcgcgctgggacacctcgggaggcgacgctcatacctctttccccccggtccccttcatgaccgttttactggtacgaaagttgCCTCcacgatcagcgtctaaagacgcatcgccgcggtccgtatcgggaggaatcatgagctccgggcctgggagagtctcttgccgagtctcagtcccagcatcatgatccctgccttcatggtatggcacacgaggcatggaacccgcgcttaggcacccagcgaaaatgcgacccccaacagagaaaggaaagacaggatcgacttagaggtagaaaaaaacgaacgaatcgagggtgtcgagtcgaatcgagtacacagaatgtaagaatacaataaacacaagccgcatgcagcaaaataaggccaaatgaatacacttaatagccaaaaaaagcgtaagacgagacagagcgtaaacctgacaagatggtgtggagagccttggccaaaggaatgattcagcgcttatagcttttagaggcgtttgattggctgagagcgggcgggccagtcttttcactgttagccgcgcgaaatttggccaagcagagcaaaccaatagacctagtttgcatcagtttgacatggtacagtatatgacaccaaaataagcttacgtcaatctgtgatacaaactGAGCACAGGGCTGAGCTGAAAATAAAATTTTCTGCAATTTAGTATATAAGCAATACTAAACGGTAAACCTGTGTAAAAATTAACTTCTTATTTTCTGTAAACAATACACTTATACAGACCTTGCATAAAAATTAACCTCTTACATTCTTTCAGCCTTATGTTGAATAGCTTCCACCATCCTCTGGGCTATGATTATCTGTTTCCATAATTGACAAAATATGAATGTCAAAAAAAGTAACTAAGAAGTTACTAATACAGAAGAGTCCaaattgtttaactcactccgaaAAAGGGGCCACGATCGAGGCCCTACTGTTCACAACTGTTTCAGACGAAGGAGCCCAATCGGGGCTTTagaaagttttgaatttttggagtggcacctaatttgcaAAGTGATGTTAAAACTAGCTAAGAATATcctaactgacctttccactctccactgcgacgAATAAATGCAGAGAGCGCTGCTGTGTTCGTGAGCAGGAGAGTTAATTTCTAGGCAAGTTCATGTGAACAGTGCATATAATTATAAAGAATGGTGTCTGACCgagtttcttctcagtcacatGGCAGAAACAGAATTAGACAAAGGGACCTGTCGGGGCCATCTaacattctgaatttaatctgtttcaaactctgtgtgctttcctaaatttgtttacaagtcatcagtgtgtgcaaaacttgaacaaaaaatatggatactttcatcatctcactgtatgactATGATAACATGAGAatggaggaagttttatattttgtccccaactaactcttTGTTACTGAttagtttggaagttttcagttcataaattctaacatttgtttctTGGCATTTCTTACCCATaaaaatgggtcgtctgtggggtAAGTCAGTGGAGCTAACTGGAAGTACTAAGTGAGCTAATGCATGACAAAATATGTTTTATCTCCAGATGCAACATGTATCACAACTACCATTGTATCAGTCTGTGTATTAGACAGGGTTAATGCTGAatatgaacaaaaaaatgatatgaaCAGTATCTCTTAGTCTTATGGTGTAAACACAGCACCCCACTTGATGACAAGTGACAGAGAAGAATTGCTCTCCTCAACACCAATTCAATAAAATATCACATCAACATTAATCTTTACTATTCAAACAGTGGATTGCAGAATTGTGATGATTTGTacttaccgctctctctctctctctctgtccatttctctcaAGCTGTCACGTCTGTCAAAGTCAGTATCTGGTCCAAAGCCATAGGTAGTTGAACCATATCCCATTGCCCCTGGACCACCTGGTCCAACTGGTCCACCTGGACCTCCTGGTCCCCCTGGAACTCCTGGACCAGGGGGAAGATCTGACTGATGATAGAATTCTTCATCCATGCGTCCACCGAGCTGTGGCTGTCCCATACCAGCACTAAAACCCATGCCCCCACTGTCTTGGCGGTTGAAACCTCCAACCTGGGGCCGTTCACCAAAAATCCCTGCTCTCTCATGGAAGTTGTCAAAACTGCTGTTAAAATTACCACCTGGGAATGCACCTTCTCTCCCTGGGCCAAAGTTTTCCATTTGATTATTGAAACCAAAGTCATCCGCCCTTCGCATAGCCATGTGATCTCCACTAATCATGGATGCACCACCTTTGTTGAACTGGTCGTTGTAGTACATCATGAAAATTTTCAGATGCCTGCAATGAAAttaaacatacatgtataaacTGATATACAGTCTTTAACAGTTTAAGGATTTTCTCTCTTCTTGAACATTTAATCATTATCTATGTTAAATCGTACAAGCAcagggtttggttgttgttttagtcTTTTTAACTTTATGTTTGtgcttgcatgtgcacacataattgCATTACCTGAGTCAGTTAATCACTGCAGAAGATTTGCACTTGCTGTCTTTGGGCACACACTCTTAAAGTGTTCGCTTTACGCAATACcccccgcctacacacacacacacacacacacacccttttgggCCAGTTTTAAATTTAATGAGAAAGTGTAGGAAGTATACTTCTGCACAAATGAATGATTAATTTAAATCTCACTGGCACTCACTGAAGCTCCCTTGGGATACAGTATATGGAACAAAAAACATGACAGTACTTAAGATGGTAATTCAAATTCATTGGTTTTGGGGATATAAGTGCATTTTTGCGGAGAGATTTCCATGTTCCAGCATCAGTCCCTGCTACTGTGCTAGACAGGTTATTTCCTCTTCATCTAGATGAAGTAACTTTCAGGCAATGACACTGAGGATTTCTCAACACTCTTCCactgacagaaaatgaaacaaaattgaaAGACCTAGGGTCCATGGTCCACAATGACACCTTTGCTCTGACAAATTGCTTTCTTTTTAAAGCCTCTTTGCTAAGGACCATAGGGGAtctaaaaattaagaaaaaagacAGATGCCCTGGAAGCATTTCTGTTTTTGATCTTATCTTGAACTTAACAATGGCAGTTTGGATGATCCacaatggggttttttttatgtctttttctaATAAAAACATTTCTGGTGAAAATCCATAAACTGGTTTGCCATCTCTGTCATCTCTAAACAGGAAAGCTGCATTTGTGCACCATGCAATCATCCACAAACAATCAAGTTCTTGAGCTAAGCTGGACTTGGAGAGCACTGACAAACATACATGGAGAGGGGGCAGTACTTTGTTGGAACCCACTAACAATGGCAACCATTTCAGATTTCACACCATCTACAATGCTTCGTTTGGTGCAGTTGATtactgtcacacactgacagtcgATCTCACTTTTCCAACCATTTCAGATTTCACACCATCTACAATGCTTCGTTTGGTGCAGTTGATtactgtcacacactgacagtcgATCTCACTTTTCCTGCTTTTGCAGAGGAAGGATATGACATTCTTGGTTTTGGTGGGGTGTGGCCACCACCTTAACGGACTAGTTTGTTCCCAGTGTGTAATATGTGGTTAGTTGTTGGTGTGTAAGTGAGGTGGAGAGCATGCTGTCACCAGCTAAGTTAATTCATGTAGTTAACAGTGTCTGTtttgaggtgtgtttttttcaaaatgagcTCTTTATAAAGTAATCTTAGGTGGACAATGGACCATTCATTTTACAATGTTTCCGTCttcgaaatgaaacgaaacaaaatgagtacaggggaagaaatgtggatactgccaATTTATATCCTCATTAATTTTCTTACTGTGCTCTTTCATTTCAAAGACAGAAAATGTAAAACGGTTAATAATATTGAAATATATTTActatacatttcttcccctccactcattTATTACCATTCTTTACAGCATTAAGAGAGATGAAATCAAATGCTGAGCATATATACTACAATGTTATTAACTATTTTACGTTTCCGTCttcaaaatgaaacgaaacaaaatcagtacagaggaagaaatgtggatactgccaATTTATTTAGCATAAAATAAAACACAGTTCCAGAAGTGAATGGGTTGAAGAATTTCTTACATGCCTGAGATATAGAACAATAACATGATTTAGACAGCGTTATCACTTCAAGATTAATTtatcatgctttaaaaaaaaaaaaaataattaaaagctTTAAATACCTTAACTGCCTCGCACATGTGCAtagtcactgatgacatcatcagtaaAAGAggaaatttgtattttgtatttgtatttgtatttctttttatcacaagatttctctgtgtgaaatttgggctgctctccccagggagagcgcatcgctaaaaggaggagtttgtattatactcaatgtttggtgttacatatacttaccatgtcaaactgatgcaaactaggcctattggtttgctctgcttggccaaatttcgcgcggctaacagtgaaaagacgggcccgcccgctctcagccaatcaaacgtctctaaaaactataagcgctgaatcattccgtggccatgaacaaaaatgccccatgagaaccacggcggagacgcggggacggacgggcgggcattcgagtttgacatggtaagtatatgtaacaccaaacatggagtataatacaaactcctccttttggtgtcatatactgtaccatgtcaaactgatgcagaatttaaagcaaatggaggagggcaacgcctactggttcgtatggggagcccttgtaactgagacggcagtgttagctgcgacaaaggaaatccccttggaaccgtcagccctggtcatacggaaattcctgaggtagaagttgatgaagggattctcagaccgccagaaggctgcctccaagacatgctgcattggcactgagtgctggaaagcagccgaagtagctatggcccgcacttcgtgtgctctgggatgaagacagctgatatccctgtgtgcatgagagtaggctctacgaatgacttgggaaacccggcgggaaatggtgcctgcagcgatgtctttcttgtaattctcactgagggagatgagaagacgcctctgagaagaactcGCCtttatggcgagacctatcccaataatatttgagacaccgaacagggcagaggtgcctatcctcatcatcttgggcaagaatatcagacaaaggtctgaccctcagagagggggaaggaacctcagggtcttggttcttagccagaaactctggaaggaacgAATAGTGacggaaccatctctgtggacggccagatcttgtggcactccactaagaccatgcagctcacttctacgactgcctgtggccagccacagaaggaaagtggtcttgagggtgaggatgtcaaaaggaatagtccccaatggttggaagggctgttttcgaatgaaatccagcaccaggaacaagtcccagaggggcactcttctggggtctctagcttccttcagaggggcacccctagccacctctctgagcaggaaatccgcttcaaaggcaggaccacctagctgtttgcattgtggtacagatggcagacctgtaccctcacacagaactagcagacaggatgagaaccgaggagcagagagccagaaagttggccagctgcatgctcatagggttcgtaggggtaatgccctgagctgtacaccaccgcaaccatttcttccagcgaaagtcatacaaagtctccgttccctgcctccttgctctggtgactatggagaggaggtcagaggaggcacacccctgggtcagcgcagccgacacagaggccgaccgaggggtcgaggacttcaatggtgatgctgacagttccgaccgcacagcagccatgcgtgctggtggagcagttgaggattggaatgaagagtgcccgagcgaggctgcctcagcagatgagatttgatttcaagttccaggggtggaaacatgtgtcagggactgaaggtccggaaaccaggtctgggctggccatttcggcgcaatgatcagctgcgggcgttccaatctgtctttccgtatcaccttggacagaattggaaagggaggaaacgcggaggcaatcagactgctccagtctagagagagcatccactgcccacgcttctgggtcggcaaccgaagagacggaagtgtgaagtctcttgttgaacaaggtccaccatcggccgaaaccactgttcccacacccactgaaggctgtccttgtccagggtgcactctgtgcgtatgacactcttggacctgctgagagcatctgccaagatgttggtttttcctgctaagtgtctcgctgaaagtgcaatgcccttgctgtggcaccaacggaggagagcctcagtccgcatggagaggtctgccgagtgcgcttccccccatttgttcacctAATATgtgaccgtcgtcttgtccgtgaacaagcggatggtcttgccagtggcctcccccatgaagtgcaggagagccctgcaaactgcctccagttccagaacattgatgtggcataggcgctcctccggggaccaagtccctgctgcatggagtgagtccatgtgggctccccagcccagggaggaggcgtctgtgaagagtgccacctgaagagtaggtggggctacgggcaccccctgtgtccgaagggggggtgattaaccactctgatgtcacctcgaggaaccactcgcccagacatatctgggtatcccatggctgagtgctctgggaccggcataacctcagtgccctccggagagggcgcttgagaaccctgtccaggggaatgagaggtgccgtggactccatcatgcccaagagggaagaaagtgtccacgctgtatcttgggaggagtggcgccagtggctgaggaagcctgccagacggtcccagtgatctggcgccagagagactatcatagaccgcgtgtcgaatctcatccctaagaagtcgaaggactgacgtggggacagatcgcatatctgctggtccatgaggaagcccagttgggagcaaaggtctagaagacTGGctgtatgactcaggcacagggcctgcgactgggccaggataagccagtcatccaggtatacacagagacaaatggattccgagcggacgatggacaccaattcccacaccaccttggtagacaggaaaggggcaagggacagaccaaatgggagggccgggaactggaacaccttgtccctccacacgaacctcaggtaccgatgggatgccgaatggatgaggatatgaaaataagcatcttccagatcgatagaggtaggccaatcaccttgttggatggtctcccgaatctgtgcctgtgtgtccatcttgaatttgattttggggaggaatttgttgaggggggacaagtccaaaactggtctccaccctcccgagacctttggaatcaccaacaaccagccgtaaaaaccggggcccgggtccgagagttgagatatagccccatgaggagtgggtgcgatatctctttttctaggacgttctcctgctccgtagagctgggcacctaaggaggaggagtggatcttagaggggggaggtcctccacccaagacagcatgtaccccgactctagcaccgacataatcccgtcgttgagtcccagagcacaccactaatgtgcatgccgggacaagtttcctacttggaggggctgaacgactggcgatgctgaatcggggcccagtcattgggggtgctgccttctggccttgggcatggccagtcggcttggacggacataaggtggtttattcctctgccactgattctgcacacactgctttgacttaggcggcgtggtatatggaggggccctggtggccggtctcttcaatggcatagaaccctggagcccatgagaggtgtgggccaaatatgaggccacctccctgtttgtctctgccctgtggctgacaaaatggggcgggaactggccgaagagggagtgctgctgtgctgggatggaccgcagggcagccctctcctccacaggaatgttagagaggctgagaatggcatcacgccgcgctagcacagtattgaagtgaaggctggtagctgtgtctgcagctgccatgagaccagatgctaccctattgccaaaagcgtgtaacctctggtcggtgaagaggccaggcaggacagaggaaggagacctcGTGTCCTGAtcaaccggacactgttcccacagctcactggccctgtgaaggaacgcgtcgaaggtgtacgccgtggaaacctcgaggaggcagcggtgggccaatttgtcccactctgctaacgttttaaaggatagggtaactgaagtggggaaggtggtgcgctgtgagaccaacatcctgtcctgtgcggagggctctgctccgctgtaggcagggtggtcctgtgtgtaccaggaccacacccctcccttggaggaatctttaaggaactttcccggggaaaaggcacccggggcagagagggactccctgcctggaggacggatggaagcagcacccctgacagtgcgggctggcttattaagc
This genomic interval from Babylonia areolata isolate BAREFJ2019XMU chromosome 8, ASM4173473v1, whole genome shotgun sequence contains the following:
- the LOC143284790 gene encoding uncharacterized protein LOC143284790 codes for the protein MTLVSIIKWKTLAQGEKVHSQVVILTAVLTTSMREQGFLVNGPRLEVSTAKTVGAWVLVLVWDSHSSVDAWMKNSIISQIFPLVQEFQGDQEVQVDQLDQVVQGQWDMVQLPMALDQILTLTDVTA